One genomic region from Mesotoga sp. UBA6090 encodes:
- a CDS encoding (2Fe-2S)-binding protein, with protein MKITFTLNDETITMDIKEDIRLLDFLRDELGLTGTKEGCGEGECGACTVIIDGKAVNSCLVLLPEIDCSKITTIEGLSKNGELDPIQKAFIDEGAVQCGFCTPGMIMSTKALLDRKVNPSDEEIMEAIEGNLCRCTGYYKILQAIRTAAENLRKANE; from the coding sequence ATGAAGATCACCTTCACACTTAACGATGAGACTATAACGATGGACATTAAGGAAGATATCAGGTTGCTGGATTTCTTACGTGACGAACTTGGGCTCACCGGGACAAAGGAAGGTTGTGGCGAAGGAGAGTGTGGAGCCTGCACCGTAATAATCGACGGCAAAGCAGTCAATTCCTGTCTCGTTCTTCTTCCAGAGATAGACTGTTCCAAGATCACAACGATCGAAGGGCTCTCTAAGAATGGCGAGCTAGACCCCATTCAGAAGGCCTTCATTGACGAAGGAGCAGTTCAGTGCGGATTCTGCACGCCGGGAATGATTATGTCAACGAAGGCGCTCCTCGACAGGAAGGTCAATCCAAGCGATGAAGAGATAATGGAAGCGATAGAGGGAAACCTCTGCAGATGTACCGGCTACTACAAGATACTTCAGGCAATAAGAACGGCAGCTGAGAACCTAAGGAAAGCAAATGAATAG
- the surE gene encoding 5'/3'-nucleotidase SurE: MKILLTNDDGIQATGIRSLAKRLSRSHEVTIFAPESNRSGVSHSITWLTPVRIRETNTIENVSSFCTSGTPADCVIAATTIKGINSFDLVVSGINHGQNLGVDIRYSGTLSAALEARIQGIPAIAISIVSEENADFVAAADFSENFVREYNWNKLPRHTVLNVNVPAIPRDKIRGISCTRPGGLIKRRWFEKKVNEWGEEEFWMQKEILHDSHDEDLDFVNVNKGFISVSPIDFFGSCDADFKFTLEEDLRRFSSHWLNNSNAGDYLAGIAEGKT, translated from the coding sequence TTGAAAATACTTTTGACTAACGATGATGGAATCCAGGCGACTGGAATAAGGTCTCTTGCAAAGAGACTCTCAAGGTCTCACGAAGTAACGATATTTGCACCCGAGAGCAATCGAAGTGGGGTAAGTCATTCGATAACCTGGTTGACTCCAGTGAGGATACGGGAAACAAATACTATAGAGAATGTTTCCTCGTTCTGTACCAGCGGGACACCGGCCGACTGTGTTATTGCCGCAACTACAATCAAGGGCATCAACAGCTTCGACCTCGTTGTAAGCGGAATCAATCACGGCCAGAATCTTGGCGTTGACATAAGATATTCCGGTACGCTCTCTGCCGCACTTGAAGCGAGAATTCAGGGTATACCGGCCATAGCAATCTCCATTGTCAGCGAGGAGAATGCAGACTTTGTCGCCGCAGCAGACTTTTCTGAGAATTTCGTGAGAGAGTACAACTGGAACAAGCTGCCGAGGCATACCGTTCTTAACGTTAACGTGCCTGCGATACCCAGAGACAAGATCCGGGGAATCAGTTGCACGAGACCGGGAGGTCTTATTAAAAGGCGCTGGTTCGAGAAAAAAGTCAACGAATGGGGTGAAGAGGAGTTCTGGATGCAAAAAGAGATCCTTCACGATTCTCACGATGAAGACCTAGACTTTGTGAATGTCAACAAGGGCTTCATCTCTGTAAGCCCGATCGACTTCTTTGGCTCATGTGACGCAGACTTCAAATTTACTCTCGAAGAGGACCTAAGGCGTTTTTCAAGTCATTGGCTCAACAATAGCAATGCCGGCGATTATCTTGCAGGAATTGCTGAAGGCAAAACCTAG
- a CDS encoding (2Fe-2S)-binding protein: MRIAFTVNRRLHELEIEPGEYLLEVLRRIGYKSVRRSCGSASCGTCTVLLNGKPILSCSTFAASVDGQNIETVEGMADGDKLHPIQEAILEEGAAQCGYCIPGVVMTGEALLRENPDPTDEDIRLALNGNLCRCTGYEPQNRAIKKAAGVMRGETDE; the protein is encoded by the coding sequence ATGAGAATAGCATTCACTGTGAACCGAAGACTTCATGAGCTCGAAATCGAGCCCGGGGAATATCTCCTCGAAGTTCTCAGAAGAATCGGCTACAAGAGCGTGAGAAGGAGCTGTGGTTCGGCGAGCTGCGGCACTTGCACAGTTCTCCTGAACGGAAAACCGATACTCTCTTGCTCTACTTTCGCCGCTTCTGTAGATGGGCAAAACATTGAGACGGTTGAAGGAATGGCAGATGGCGATAAGCTCCATCCAATTCAAGAAGCGATTCTTGAGGAAGGAGCCGCCCAGTGCGGATACTGTATTCCCGGTGTTGTTATGACCGGCGAAGCTCTACTGAGAGAAAATCCCGATCCGACCGATGAAGACATCCGGCTCGCTTTGAACGGCAACTTATGCAGATGCACGGGATATGAACCTCAGAATAGAGCGATAAAGAAGGCGGCCGGAGTAATGAGAGGTGAAACCGATGAGTGA
- a CDS encoding ABC transporter permease → MNLFGDMSVVIPIFFAMGLLPFILRRKWPMALPVAFILSIATIAPIAWALYVSFTEYGVFQTAPVFAGLKNYEVVIRDSGFKLSLRLTALWSTLKTTLEIAISFFIALRLRKATRRSKAALLLLGVGWFIPSFITVSGWRAFVQGYGGYSLLNTLLGTSIDVTLNPLHAFSSSLLVSVWLSIPLSTMVILGMLGKVSKELDDVMKIDGAGDLATSSILFGQIRYLLIPYFLFQLARSMKEFTSVFLMTGNGPLLPEGFTPHTLTGSTTFLGIVLFRKFSTAKDYGLLSAYAVFVGVFALIWILGALFSRGEVPRRHRQVLYLSSAAHVVLGLFVGWNWLILPVVVGYSILPLIIPRFRKPFRRLVGVLLIYEVVVFVLSIVQEGISGVIPATLLSVPMILLSIRYRLPNFDFTVPGWLKRALLIICLVPTAVVVLYICYLSFASDSDILPFQSELTLANYGRVISDGLLGNIFNTLKIAFWAFAVVLLAGVPFSYLFSLKRNLFVKAIASLILFGSLYTGMHTLLPMYFVFDKLGLVNNLFGVGMVVCIQALPLTILLLGGFFSTVPRELREVSLLEGLSETGYLLRVLIPLSLPIIGGLLTYILVSSFNSFSMPLILLNSQELMPFSLKIYSYVGEVRSFYTSWNLFGAASTIGIIPLLLFFRSSLKLIYSSNLRDQGIEYD, encoded by the coding sequence TTGAATCTGTTTGGTGACATGTCGGTTGTAATACCGATCTTCTTTGCCATGGGTCTGCTTCCCTTCATTTTGAGAAGAAAGTGGCCCATGGCGCTCCCGGTAGCTTTTATTCTGTCAATCGCTACAATTGCGCCGATAGCGTGGGCTCTCTATGTCTCTTTCACAGAATATGGAGTTTTCCAAACGGCTCCGGTCTTTGCCGGTCTGAAGAACTACGAAGTAGTGATTCGAGATTCCGGCTTCAAGCTTTCCCTAAGACTCACGGCTTTGTGGTCGACTCTTAAGACGACACTGGAGATCGCGATATCCTTTTTCATTGCACTCAGGCTGAGAAAGGCGACAAGACGCAGTAAGGCGGCTCTTCTTCTACTGGGGGTCGGCTGGTTCATACCTTCCTTCATAACCGTTTCCGGATGGAGGGCCTTTGTTCAGGGATACGGAGGGTACTCTTTGTTGAATACTCTCCTTGGCACAAGTATTGACGTAACTCTCAACCCTCTGCACGCATTCTCCTCTTCTCTACTTGTAAGTGTGTGGCTTTCTATACCTCTTTCAACCATGGTGATTCTCGGAATGCTTGGCAAAGTTTCCAAGGAACTGGATGATGTAATGAAGATAGACGGCGCGGGAGATCTCGCGACTTCTTCCATTCTGTTTGGACAGATAAGGTATCTATTGATCCCATATTTTTTGTTTCAACTTGCGAGATCGATGAAAGAGTTCACCTCAGTCTTCCTTATGACAGGAAACGGTCCTTTGCTTCCTGAGGGGTTCACTCCTCACACCCTGACCGGCTCAACTACGTTTCTCGGAATCGTGCTTTTCAGGAAATTCAGTACTGCGAAGGATTATGGACTTCTCTCTGCTTACGCGGTATTCGTCGGAGTCTTCGCGCTGATATGGATCCTGGGTGCGCTCTTTTCTAGAGGGGAAGTGCCTAGAAGACACAGACAGGTTCTTTATCTAAGTAGCGCCGCTCATGTTGTACTGGGGCTTTTCGTAGGCTGGAACTGGCTTATTTTACCGGTTGTCGTAGGATACTCGATCCTGCCGCTAATAATCCCTCGCTTCAGGAAGCCTTTCAGACGGTTAGTGGGGGTTCTGTTGATATACGAAGTCGTCGTTTTTGTTCTGAGTATCGTTCAAGAAGGCATTAGTGGTGTCATACCTGCCACTCTTCTGAGCGTGCCGATGATCCTTTTGTCAATTAGATACAGGCTCCCTAACTTCGATTTTACCGTTCCTGGGTGGCTTAAGAGAGCGCTTCTCATAATCTGCCTTGTTCCTACCGCAGTAGTTGTGCTATACATTTGTTATCTCTCTTTCGCTTCAGATTCAGACATTCTGCCTTTTCAAAGCGAACTGACCCTTGCAAACTATGGCAGAGTGATCTCAGACGGACTACTGGGAAACATATTCAATACTTTGAAGATCGCTTTCTGGGCTTTTGCTGTGGTACTTCTGGCCGGAGTTCCCTTTTCCTATCTCTTCTCTTTGAAGAGGAATTTGTTTGTGAAGGCTATCGCTTCGTTGATTCTCTTTGGAAGCCTCTATACGGGAATGCATACGTTGCTCCCGATGTACTTCGTATTCGACAAGCTTGGTCTGGTGAACAACTTGTTCGGAGTTGGCATGGTCGTATGTATCCAGGCATTGCCACTAACGATTCTTTTGCTTGGCGGCTTTTTTTCAACTGTCCCAAGAGAGCTCAGGGAAGTCTCTCTGCTTGAGGGACTGTCGGAAACCGGCTACTTGTTGAGAGTTCTTATTCCCCTCTCATTGCCGATAATCGGCGGACTACTGACTTATATTCTCGTATCATCATTTAATTCCTTCTCCATGCCATTAATCCTCCTTAACAGCCAGGAGCTTATGCCTTTCTCTCTCAAGATCTATAGCTACGTTGGAGAGGTTAGGAGCTTCTACACCTCCTGGAATCTCTTTGGAGCCGCCTCAACAATCGGGATAATTCCACTGCTCCTATTCTTCAGAAGCTCATTAAAACTTATTTACAGTTCGAATCTCCGGGATCAGGGAATAGAGTACGATTGA
- a CDS encoding FAD binding domain-containing protein gives MLTNVSEYFRPQTVEEAYELMQSDREHSIFLSGGTIVALMESSRIEKVIDLKSLRLDTVSVTEDEIVVGATTTVESFRKDPLIRKEFGEFFYEALSLVGSWQIRNMATIGGSIAPKLGWSDVSTCLLVTGSSLMVYGVDGYQRMLISDFFSLPAGEKPLITHVILKRDGWFSAFEKFSKTTFDIATVNVGLSIRPEQGRIKAARVVCGSRPQYPARFETVESAMVDLEINDVMPSIVRSLLFESFVGGSNMTASFEYRKHLASVLAQRAAEKLKGMIE, from the coding sequence ATGCTGACTAACGTAAGTGAGTACTTCAGACCGCAGACCGTTGAAGAGGCATACGAACTCATGCAGAGCGACAGAGAACATTCGATATTCCTTTCCGGAGGGACTATTGTGGCTTTGATGGAGTCATCGCGCATCGAAAAAGTCATCGATCTGAAATCGCTCAGACTTGACACGGTCTCTGTGACCGAAGACGAGATTGTCGTTGGCGCAACGACAACCGTTGAGTCCTTCAGGAAGGACCCGCTAATAAGAAAGGAGTTCGGAGAGTTCTTCTATGAGGCTTTATCTCTCGTTGGTTCATGGCAAATCAGGAATATGGCTACTATCGGAGGGTCTATAGCCCCAAAACTAGGATGGTCGGACGTAAGCACCTGCCTCCTGGTCACAGGCTCGAGCCTTATGGTCTACGGAGTAGACGGCTATCAAAGAATGCTGATATCCGATTTCTTTTCCCTCCCTGCAGGCGAAAAGCCGTTGATAACTCACGTAATATTGAAGAGAGACGGCTGGTTTTCGGCCTTTGAAAAATTCTCTAAAACTACCTTCGACATTGCGACCGTCAATGTCGGTCTTTCAATCAGGCCAGAGCAGGGCAGAATAAAAGCCGCCAGAGTTGTATGCGGATCGAGACCGCAGTACCCGGCGAGGTTCGAAACCGTCGAGAGCGCCATGGTTGATTTGGAGATAAATGATGTCATGCCTTCGATCGTAAGGAGTCTTCTCTTCGAGAGTTTTGTTGGAGGGTCTAATATGACTGCTTCCTTCGAATACAGAAAGCACCTTGCGTCAGTCCTTGCTCAGAGAGCTGCCGAAAAGCTGAAGGGGATGATTGAATGA
- the thrC gene encoding threonine synthase → MRKYILKCISCGKEFKEDEVDYYCPDCGERRGTLEVVYNFEQVRKQYRSSSLSLHRKGIWAFDFLLPFEEEVDPPELLVGNTPLYRSDSLARKYGVAELFVKDDGRNPTASFKDRASAVAVAKAKAKGFDTIFCASTGNAASSLSGLSAVAGMKSVIFVPATAPTAKITQLQVYGSKILAIDASYDRVFDLSMEIGMSMGWYCRNSAINPYLLEGKKTCALELAFEMRDNLPDFVFVSVGDGTVLSSFYKGFDDLIKLGLISKMPTMVGVQAEGSAAIMKTYERGYPFDPVDFEASTVADSICVGKPRDVVKACRYTKAHDGLFLSVSDSQILRGIIELARETGVFAEPAGAAAFAGFRKAREIGIVDERSRILVVVTGNGLKDLKNVSAVLPEVKTLPPEKDVIEEALR, encoded by the coding sequence TTGAGAAAATACATTCTAAAGTGCATCAGTTGCGGCAAGGAATTCAAGGAAGATGAAGTTGATTACTACTGCCCCGATTGCGGTGAGAGAAGGGGAACACTGGAAGTCGTTTATAATTTCGAGCAGGTGAGAAAGCAATACAGATCCAGTTCATTATCGCTTCACAGAAAGGGAATCTGGGCTTTTGACTTTCTGCTACCCTTTGAAGAAGAGGTCGATCCTCCGGAGCTTCTAGTTGGAAACACGCCGCTGTATAGAAGCGATTCTCTTGCGAGAAAGTATGGCGTGGCCGAGCTGTTTGTAAAGGACGACGGAAGAAACCCGACGGCCTCTTTCAAAGACAGAGCGAGCGCAGTCGCAGTGGCCAAGGCTAAAGCGAAGGGATTCGACACGATCTTCTGTGCCTCAACTGGGAACGCAGCAAGTTCTCTGTCCGGGCTTTCTGCCGTGGCAGGTATGAAGAGCGTGATATTTGTGCCAGCAACGGCCCCGACAGCAAAGATTACTCAGCTCCAGGTTTACGGCTCGAAGATTCTGGCAATTGATGCGAGTTACGACAGGGTATTCGATCTCTCAATGGAGATTGGAATGTCAATGGGCTGGTATTGTAGAAACAGCGCAATAAATCCATATCTTCTCGAAGGAAAAAAGACTTGCGCGCTTGAGCTTGCCTTTGAGATGCGGGATAATCTCCCGGATTTCGTTTTTGTTTCGGTAGGAGATGGAACTGTGCTTTCAAGTTTTTACAAGGGATTTGATGATCTCATCAAACTCGGTCTCATAAGCAAAATGCCGACCATGGTAGGAGTACAGGCAGAGGGCTCCGCGGCGATTATGAAAACCTACGAACGGGGCTATCCCTTCGACCCGGTCGATTTCGAGGCATCGACGGTTGCCGACAGCATCTGTGTTGGAAAACCTAGAGATGTCGTGAAGGCCTGTCGCTACACCAAAGCACATGACGGTCTCTTTTTATCTGTTTCAGACAGCCAAATTCTTCGAGGTATAATTGAACTTGCAAGGGAGACAGGTGTATTCGCCGAGCCGGCCGGAGCGGCAGCATTTGCCGGCTTCAGAAAGGCGAGAGAAATCGGGATTGTCGACGAACGAAGCAGGATTCTGGTCGTCGTTACGGGCAATGGCTTGAAAGATCTCAAGAATGTGTCGGCTGTTCTTCCCGAAGTAAAGACCCTCCCTCCGGAGAAAGATGTTATTGAGGAGGCACTTAGATGA
- a CDS encoding sugar ABC transporter substrate-binding protein has translation MKKLLASAFVVLLCSAALSITFWVSWEGEAFYRKAADDFYNQTGIPVEIVYFPKIEEKLNISLKTGDLPDAALIKDTYVGDVASSNMSLPIPGDALKDYPERYLNPFIWNGVVGAVPYYADSQVAFVNLDAFEQAGLSLEERLDFSQFGLIKERLAGVVDYPIAFDFTSPYIMFPYVSALHSEEEMQNLLLGSHGSIEAVSKVKKYFDEGTISRLERAAMNGLFRQGKIGIMLQGSYMAEKFREKGPRFAMLPFPDLEGIEIKGVIDSKGFALFNGETRDQCLSFINFLNEHSKEFFLQCDKYPLFGSDWLPEMEEIIGKGRFMPNRPGYQSLLFEALEPALQAIYSGAMTVDQALEGAQSYIESVW, from the coding sequence ATGAAAAAGTTGCTTGCATCTGCTTTTGTTGTTTTGCTCTGTTCGGCAGCCTTAAGCATAACTTTCTGGGTGAGCTGGGAAGGCGAGGCCTTCTACAGAAAGGCTGCAGACGATTTCTATAACCAGACTGGCATACCTGTCGAGATCGTTTACTTCCCCAAGATCGAGGAAAAGCTGAACATCAGTCTGAAGACAGGTGATCTGCCCGATGCCGCTTTGATAAAAGATACTTATGTCGGAGATGTTGCCTCTTCAAACATGAGCCTCCCTATTCCTGGAGATGCGCTTAAAGACTACCCGGAAAGATATCTGAATCCATTTATCTGGAATGGTGTTGTCGGAGCAGTTCCCTACTATGCTGACAGCCAGGTTGCCTTCGTCAATCTCGACGCGTTTGAACAAGCCGGGTTGAGTCTCGAAGAAAGACTTGACTTCTCTCAATTCGGACTGATAAAAGAAAGGCTCGCCGGCGTTGTCGATTATCCGATAGCATTCGATTTCACATCTCCTTACATAATGTTTCCGTACGTTTCGGCCCTGCATTCCGAGGAAGAGATGCAGAATCTTCTTCTGGGATCTCACGGGAGTATAGAAGCTGTATCGAAGGTTAAGAAGTATTTCGACGAGGGGACAATCTCGAGACTAGAGAGAGCTGCAATGAACGGCCTTTTCAGACAGGGAAAAATCGGGATAATGCTCCAGGGAAGTTACATGGCCGAGAAATTCAGAGAGAAGGGGCCAAGGTTCGCAATGCTGCCCTTTCCCGATCTCGAGGGCATAGAGATCAAAGGCGTAATAGACTCGAAGGGCTTTGCTCTTTTCAATGGCGAAACTCGCGACCAGTGTTTGAGTTTCATAAACTTCCTTAACGAGCACAGCAAGGAGTTTTTCCTTCAATGCGACAAATACCCGCTCTTTGGTTCCGACTGGCTTCCCGAAATGGAAGAGATTATTGGGAAAGGAAGATTTATGCCCAATCGTCCTGGGTACCAATCCCTTTTGTTCGAAGCCCTGGAGCCAGCTTTGCAGGCTATATATAGTGGTGCTATGACAGTCGATCAGGCCCTCGAAGGCGCGCAGTCGTATATTGAATCTGTTTGGTGA
- a CDS encoding xanthine dehydrogenase family protein molybdopterin-binding subunit: MSEQFITVGRPEKKVDGLALVRGKPVYTPDYDAPDALVVKLLRSPHAHALIKSIDTGQAEAIHDVVGVFTFKDVERIPFTRAGQGYPEPSPYDTYLLDSKVRYVGDVVAVVAAKSEKAAREAMKNIKVEYEILDPVFDMREASKEGAPVIHDEDDCSGVFDKSRNIAAHFVMDIGDVEKTLESCDFVVRKTYHVDTQLHAALEPHNALTYFDSVGRLTVVSSTQVPFHCRRILSRILKKPIADIRVIKPRIGGGFGGKQSIIVEPYAALVTIKTGMPARIVYGREEVSMGTNIRHEMSFDVAVGATKEGKIRAVSLQGISNTGAYGEHCLTTFMVAGSKTLPLYNKVDAVHFGGDIVYTNLPPAGAYRGYGAPQGLFPLDCAIDELAHEMKMDPLKLKEMNSIREGETSPIFEIMGEGREGVPQIMRSCKLQECIDLGKKAIDWDSKRGKKTRNGTKVRGVGCALAMQGSGIPKIDMGAATIKMNEDGSFNLLVGATDLGTGSDTILGQIAAEVLTVPLEKIVVYSSDTDLTPFDVGAYASSTTYVSGNAVRLAAEKVKEKVLDLASEYLEKDRSELTLESGVVRGKDGSSVSLSELCTMHMYTFNQQQISESASYVGEESPPPFAASFAEVEVDTDTGKITLINYVSYADCGLALNPVQAVGQLEGASMQGIGWALYEDIIYAKNGRMLTNDFFTYKVPSRMDYGKLTCGLVDSYEPTGPFGAKSIGEIGIDTPIPAIANAIFDATGIRLRHAPFKSERVLFEILSMEV; this comes from the coding sequence ATGAGTGAGCAATTCATAACGGTAGGAAGGCCAGAGAAGAAAGTCGACGGTCTGGCGCTCGTCAGGGGAAAACCGGTATACACTCCTGACTACGATGCGCCTGACGCTCTTGTCGTGAAGCTTTTACGCTCTCCACATGCCCACGCGCTAATCAAGAGCATTGATACCGGACAGGCCGAGGCGATTCACGATGTAGTGGGCGTCTTCACATTCAAAGATGTCGAAAGAATACCCTTCACAAGGGCAGGTCAGGGATATCCGGAGCCCTCACCCTACGATACGTATCTTCTGGACAGCAAGGTAAGATACGTTGGAGACGTGGTGGCGGTTGTGGCTGCGAAAAGCGAAAAGGCTGCAAGAGAGGCTATGAAGAATATCAAAGTCGAATATGAAATCCTCGATCCGGTCTTCGATATGAGAGAGGCCTCGAAAGAGGGGGCTCCAGTAATTCATGATGAGGACGATTGTTCGGGTGTCTTCGATAAATCAAGAAACATAGCCGCGCACTTTGTGATGGATATTGGAGATGTAGAGAAAACTCTGGAAAGCTGTGATTTCGTAGTAAGGAAGACCTATCACGTAGATACACAGCTTCATGCAGCACTTGAGCCACACAATGCTCTGACTTACTTCGACTCGGTTGGCAGACTTACCGTCGTTTCTTCAACTCAGGTGCCATTTCATTGTAGGAGAATTCTTTCCCGCATATTGAAAAAGCCAATTGCGGATATCCGCGTGATAAAACCGAGAATCGGCGGAGGCTTTGGAGGCAAGCAGTCTATTATCGTTGAACCTTATGCGGCTCTTGTAACTATCAAGACAGGCATGCCTGCAAGAATCGTCTACGGCAGAGAAGAGGTCTCAATGGGAACCAATATTCGCCACGAGATGAGTTTCGACGTTGCCGTCGGCGCAACGAAGGAAGGGAAGATCAGAGCCGTATCTCTGCAAGGCATATCGAACACCGGCGCCTATGGAGAACACTGTCTCACTACCTTCATGGTCGCCGGTTCAAAGACACTGCCGCTTTACAACAAGGTGGACGCCGTTCATTTCGGCGGCGACATAGTATACACAAACCTTCCTCCCGCGGGGGCATATAGAGGGTATGGAGCGCCCCAGGGACTTTTCCCGCTTGATTGCGCGATCGACGAACTGGCCCACGAAATGAAAATGGATCCGCTGAAGCTCAAAGAGATGAACTCCATAAGGGAGGGCGAGACCTCTCCTATATTCGAAATCATGGGTGAAGGAAGAGAAGGGGTCCCGCAGATCATGAGGAGCTGTAAGCTTCAGGAATGCATCGATCTCGGAAAAAAGGCAATCGACTGGGATAGCAAACGGGGAAAGAAGACGAGAAACGGAACGAAGGTTCGTGGCGTGGGCTGCGCCCTGGCAATGCAAGGCTCGGGAATCCCGAAAATCGACATGGGGGCGGCGACCATCAAGATGAATGAAGACGGTTCATTCAATCTACTTGTGGGAGCAACGGACCTCGGCACTGGAAGCGACACCATTCTCGGTCAGATAGCCGCCGAGGTCCTAACCGTTCCTCTGGAGAAAATCGTCGTATATTCCTCGGATACGGACCTTACTCCTTTTGATGTTGGTGCATACGCCTCGAGCACCACATACGTTTCTGGAAACGCCGTCAGGCTTGCTGCAGAGAAGGTAAAGGAAAAGGTACTTGATCTTGCGTCCGAGTATCTGGAAAAGGATCGATCGGAACTTACACTTGAATCCGGAGTGGTACGCGGGAAAGACGGTTCTTCCGTATCGCTATCGGAACTCTGTACAATGCACATGTACACGTTCAACCAGCAGCAGATTTCCGAGTCGGCATCCTATGTCGGTGAAGAGTCTCCCCCGCCATTCGCGGCAAGTTTCGCCGAGGTTGAAGTCGACACAGACACCGGTAAGATCACCCTGATCAATTACGTCTCCTACGCCGATTGCGGCCTTGCGTTAAATCCAGTCCAGGCAGTGGGTCAGCTTGAAGGAGCCTCGATGCAGGGTATCGGATGGGCTCTATACGAAGACATAATATACGCAAAGAACGGAAGAATGCTGACAAATGATTTCTTCACCTACAAAGTCCCTTCGAGGATGGATTACGGAAAGCTTACCTGCGGACTCGTAGACAGCTACGAACCGACGGGCCCCTTTGGGGCGAAGAGCATCGGCGAAATCGGAATAGACACGCCGATTCCGGCAATAGCCAACGCGATTTTCGACGCTACCGGCATCCGCCTGCGGCATGCACCATTTAAGAGTGAACGAGTTCTCTTCGAGATATTGAGTATGGAGGTGTGA
- a CDS encoding FAD binding domain-containing protein, giving the protein MSFRVFMPTSEEELQTLLSERSCILAGGTDLLVKIRLKRVIPDRVISLRHLKGFDTIEDLGDSLRVGCKVTMSELLNNDAIIKHGKILEMALREIGSPQIRNRATLVGNIVNASPAGDSIVSMLLSNASLSIGGPTGERVERISDFIKGPGLTSLANGEFVKSITFEKTGAFFPQFHKVGQRNAMAIAVASVGSLISESEIRMAFGSVAPVVVVPVEACEYYSRSGEAFDEDRFIELAMKYVTPIDDVRASSWYRTTVIKNLISRTLKVWRKRGYDAD; this is encoded by the coding sequence ATGTCGTTTAGGGTTTTTATGCCGACCAGTGAGGAGGAGCTCCAAACACTCCTTTCTGAGAGAAGCTGCATTCTTGCCGGCGGCACCGACCTGCTGGTGAAGATAAGGTTGAAGAGAGTAATCCCAGATAGGGTGATAAGCCTGAGGCATCTCAAGGGGTTTGATACCATAGAAGACCTGGGTGACTCGCTTAGAGTAGGCTGTAAGGTCACCATGTCCGAACTTCTGAACAACGATGCGATTATTAAGCACGGCAAAATACTGGAGATGGCTTTAAGAGAGATTGGAAGTCCACAGATCAGAAACCGGGCCACACTGGTTGGAAACATTGTCAACGCTTCTCCCGCGGGCGATTCGATAGTTTCTATGTTGCTTTCCAATGCAAGCCTGTCGATAGGTGGCCCAACAGGAGAGAGAGTCGAAAGGATTAGCGATTTCATTAAAGGCCCGGGATTGACATCTCTTGCAAATGGAGAATTCGTCAAGTCCATAACGTTCGAAAAGACCGGAGCTTTCTTTCCTCAGTTCCACAAAGTCGGCCAGAGGAACGCAATGGCAATTGCAGTAGCTTCCGTAGGATCTCTAATCTCCGAATCGGAGATCAGGATGGCCTTCGGATCGGTCGCTCCCGTAGTTGTCGTTCCCGTCGAAGCCTGCGAGTACTATTCGAGATCTGGAGAGGCCTTTGACGAAGACAGGTTCATCGAGCTCGCAATGAAATACGTCACACCGATCGATGATGTTCGTGCAAGCTCGTGGTATAGAACTACCGTGATCAAAAATCTCATTTCGAGAACCTTAAAAGTCTGGAGAAAGAGGGGATATGATGCTGACTAA
- a CDS encoding nucleotidyltransferase family protein — protein MNSESVALILLAAGESSRFSGEKLLTDFRGKPLLQWSLDNFESVVALDKILVLKPGFEIEKFKIGAFRTVVNENYSSGISTSIIRGMEECPQSIEGIVLLLADMPLITGEDVECLLHSVRPEDEMVSFVFQGKKGFPTFISKKLFPELSRISGDQGAYQLVKRNLASIREIEGGGHNVFDIDVPEKIVQSDHDYSF, from the coding sequence ATGAATAGTGAATCGGTTGCACTGATACTTCTTGCGGCCGGAGAATCCAGTCGTTTCAGCGGTGAGAAGTTGCTGACGGATTTCAGGGGAAAACCTCTTCTACAATGGTCGCTCGACAATTTTGAAAGCGTCGTTGCTCTGGACAAGATTCTGGTCCTGAAGCCGGGCTTCGAAATTGAGAAATTCAAGATTGGTGCGTTCAGAACGGTTGTCAACGAGAACTATTCAAGCGGTATCTCGACAAGCATAATTAGGGGCATGGAAGAGTGTCCCCAAAGCATTGAAGGAATCGTCTTGTTGCTTGCAGATATGCCTTTGATTACCGGAGAAGACGTCGAATGTCTTCTCCATTCCGTAAGACCAGAAGATGAAATGGTCTCCTTCGTTTTTCAGGGTAAGAAAGGCTTTCCGACATTCATATCGAAGAAGCTGTTCCCTGAACTGTCCAGAATTTCCGGTGATCAGGGTGCCTATCAGCTGGTGAAAAGAAACTTGGCATCGATTCGCGAAATTGAGGGCGGAGGACACAATGTCTTTGACATTGATGTTCCGGAGAAGATAGTTCAGTCAGACCACGATTATTCTTTTTAG